The sequence GTAAGACCACATTGTAGAGTTGCACTACATATTTACAAATACAAATGCTTTAGATTGTAGAGGTTGTGCCCTTGTAACAATTGTAGGGCAATCATTGTTTTCATAATAGGCCTATATCAACATCTATATCTGAGAGCCATCAGGGCCTGCAGGTTGAGCACTTCTttcaaagcttcataaaaacatactttgttCCTTACATGTGGAGGAGAAAACAGCTTGAGAAAGACCACAGTTGTGTCCTGTACAACCCCAGGAGTACAGAACACTGGGAATCCAGTTACCCAAAGCAAATACAGGCACCGGAGAGAAATGTAACCTGGACAAAACCTCTTTTTTTCTGTGAATATAAAACATTTGTTAAGTACATCACATTACATAGGAAGGACAAATCACTACAAAATACTTAATTGCTATACATTATCCACCAGAGTAGGTATGTTAAGGCCAACCAATGAGATGTCAGACGCAGATGCAAATCAAACCTTTTCATAGCCACGCGGTGAACTTGTTCCCTCATCCATAGCGCGTCACTGACGCTTGAATCGTCAAGTGACAAGAAGAGAACTTGGGTGGTTTCGGATAGTTCCTGAACTAAGCTAACTAGTGACGATTCTGAGTTCCACATGCATTCCAAAAAACCTGATTTGTTGGTAAAGGCATGAATTATTAGTGACCCTTGCGTTTCTGTTGGAGGCGGGTAAACAAATTCTCCATCCAGGGTTGTCACTTTGAAATCTGTCGCCTTATCTCTCGGCTCGAATCCCGTAACTTTTGGTGTTCTTTTTGATCTTAAATCAACAGAATTACCAAAAATATTGGATGAAAGGAATGCACCCCCGTTGTCATCCAATTGTGTTGACTTAATACGCTTCAATCTCGACTCAACGGGTATCACATGAGCTGTCATGAAGAAACATATCACCAGACTTTCTGAAGATAACCAAACCATGTTTCTGCAATATATGCACTAATGTCTAGCAGATAACCGTACCCACATCCGTATATATCCTAAAGAGAGCCGGCTGTTTCAATATTGCCATCACAGTAAAAAGCGCATACATATATGGCTTTAGTGGACAATGTTCTGTCCCCTTTCGAGTCCTTTAGCTTCCTCGTTTACGTCAAGGAAGTTTTAATTTGATGGGCATGCCGTGCACTTCTACGGTGTCCCATAAGTGACCAAAAGCATTTGCTTATCCAAAAGTGCGCACCGCAAACAAAACAGGTGTTGTACCCTCAGATGCACCCCCACTTGGAAAagcaccccctcgcgggagcgcaCGCACAAACCAGTCAAATCAAAAAGTTAAATATTTCGTCTTGACATCGCAACCAAACGGAGGGCAGACAACTGTCTCACCTTTTAATTTTTTGTTAACAGAATAGAAGAGAAGAACGTCGGTTATTTGTGTAAATAATTGATGTTTttctcaacacaaaatccttaaaatccGTAATTCAAAACGTTTAGGAACGGATGCAAACCAATACCTTTCTTGTTCCACGgcatcgcattctgaggaaatataccccagcTATGATTACCAAAGGAAAAGTATTTTGTTAatcaggttcaaagtatttcacatggcttTTCTCACTAATAGGGGCCtatataggttcaaaggcatacgctttttgtttttttgcagcCTAACTATACTGTTCAGCAGGTAAAACAGTAGGAAAATGTGAATTTCCTAATGAGTAGAGTGTACACGCCAAGATTTATGTTTAAAACTACGCATTTTTGCATTTTGTGTGAGTACCAAAAATTAACAACTGCTTCTTACTTTCTATAGTCGGTGCCCACTGTTCAAAACGAACCTCTGGCTGAACAGCGTTTAGCACAGATTAATAATGGACGCTAATAGGGCCAAGTGACTGACTCACATAACCTTTATTAAAAACCTATGCTCATAACACCTCAGAGATCAATCCCACACCCACTTCAGCTGTGCGTAAAAACGCCGCGCGCACTGTTGCCCTCTTGAGAGACTGCAATGAAGCACCAATGGAGAGGATGCATTTGTATTCTCTTTTTTCTGACAAAAGAGTATTGCTGCAGAGTGTAGCTTTCTAACGCCAGCACCCGCAAATATTTGTTTAATTCCATCGGTGAAGTCATAAAAAACTTTTCCAGACATAGCTGAACTCAAATACAGCAGAAAACCGTTACGCGCGCACACAATGAAGATACTTATGTTAATTATTGTAGTTTTCTTTGTTTTAACGAATATATTTTCCCAAGAAGTTTATTTTGACGACAACTGGAAAGACTTCGACGAGGTATGTTGGATTATATTGTTACAACGGCTAGAATATTAAAACGTTTATATGTATCTTATTTTCTTTATCAAGTAAGCTTGGCTATAATGTGCCAATGATATATTTAGCATGCCTATTTCTCTTTAATTCCAGAAGTTGTGGAAATTGGAGCAATTTAAGGAAATCCTAAATAGAATGACCCGGAAATCTGGACCACGTCAATTCTTTGGTCTTATGGGGAAAAGAGGAACTGGTAAAAACAAATAATGCAAGTTTAGTACATGCATATAACTCGTACTGCGATTGGTTCTGTAGTATCCTATAGGCCCTATTTCCCAATTatttacttctttttttttttatgcagcAAAAACACAAATAACACGGAAAAGTAGGTGGATGTGTTATATCTTTTATCCATGTGCattattacattttaaatacatAATTGAAAAGGTCTGAAAATCCACTGGACTATGAATACTATTTACTGAGATGTCTGCAGATCATACACTTTCCTCTTTTCCTTTCAGGGCAAAAATTTCAGTCTTTTGTTGGACTGATGGGAAAAAGGAGCTCGGACGAACAAGGTACACAGTGCCATACTCCCAAGTCTTTAAAGCAGGgatgttcaatcctggtccttgagagcccctgtcctgcatgttttagatgtttccctgctccagcacacctgattcaaatgaatgggttgttatcaagctctgtggaagccgggaatgaccattcatttgaatcagatgtgctggagcagggaaacatcaacaacctgcaggacaggggctctcgatgaccaggattgaacacccctgcttTAGAGTGACAGCCAACAAGTCACACTTGGACATGGTGTACATTAAACTGAGTTATTTTTCCTCTTTCAGATTCCATTTAAAGAACAACCCCCTCAACTAAAACTGATGGCATCAACATTATCTAGTAATTTACTTTTTAAGCATCAAACTTTTTTTAGGTGTGATGTGCCTAAAGTAGTATCTAAAGCGCAAATAATGTCtgaataaaacttgtatcactACAACATAAATGGTTAATGTTTAATTAATTTCAAATAAATATCCTTCGAACATGTAATCATATTGAAATGTAGGTCAATCATTTGCCACTGATCAGGAAAAATGACACCTTTAGAATTTGACAAATAATGCTGCCCTCTAGTGCACATTGAAATTCATTttagtatacagtatgtgtgtatgtaatggTGCGTAGGTATGCACTTGTTTGTATCACTATCAGTCACATGATTTCATTGCTTATAATCACAGGTTTATTAAGTGACTTTGtacaaatacaaatgaaaaataaaattaaaatgcagAGAATACAGATAATACATGGCCAAAGCAATGTGGTGTTGACTTTCATTTCTTGCCAATTCTGATCTTGGGTTATGTCAACTTacagaaatacattttccagCTCCTTGCACACACTGACTACTGAATGTATTTGAAACAGTAAATCCTCCACAGGAACAGAAGTCTCAGAATCATTTTCTAACATACAAAAAAGTATTATGTAAATTGGCTCGGtatataaaaataaactaaCTGAAATGTAACACAAGTTATAAATGGTGGTGCAAGGCTAGTGGAAATTGCTAAGCACAAAAAAGCATTACAATTTCAGGGAAAAAGCTTCAACCATTTTTTGGGGGATAAAAAGCCCAAGGTGCATTAGACTTTTTCCAATTTCCAATTTCTCCTGTTAACAAGGTGAGTGTTTTGACTGGAGACACTTGTTGAAGGTTAGGTTACACTGCATGGGGAGGTTGTTCATTACAAGGTTTACCTGTTAACCAAgtacattttgtttttttgttgttgctattTTTACTTTATCTTATCATGGAAGATAcagataatatatatatatatatatatgcacctCTGCTTTTCCCTGTAAACAAATAAAACCTTCACCGAAAAAAGGATTGTACAACAATGCATTTTTTCATCAGTTGTTCATTCGAAAAAATGCAACctcaggggaagaggagaagaccCAAGGCGAGGACAGTATTCAGTTATAATTTGGGTTTGGCCTAAAACAGTTAGATTTAGTTAACGTAAACACATTTCTTGGTTGAATCCACAGGCAGCGCTCTCTGGTGGTCATTTGTGACAGTACATGCAGAACCATGGCTGAACTGGACCAAAGCTGTTCTGTTTGGTTCAGTGCCACACATAATAGGTTTCCTGGGCTGGCAATATTTGCAAGGTACAACATGGTGGTTCTGAAGACTCTTCTTAAAATATCTTGCCCTTCTTTTTGTTCTTTTCCAGGGTTCTgcagattaaaaaaaaacgaatgtTTGAATGGCGGACTTCCTTTTTGCTTACATATGAGAGGGTATGACATTCGAGTGGCTACAAGGGcaaggcaggtgtgtgtgtgtgtgggggacagATTACAGCATACCTGGAGGCATCCATTTTCTGCTGCTCCAGGCGCTGCTGGGCCTCCCAGTtggccctgtcctcctccaactGACGGcgcttctcctccagctccttgtgCTGAGCCTCCAGGTTCTTCTTCATCTGCTCGTGACGCCGCTGCAGCTGCATGGCCAGGTCAGGGAGAGCTTGTTAGTATGTGATGATCCACACCCTTCAACTTTGATTCATACCAAATCATATACATATGCGTTCTTTAATTACACCTCATATCAAATAGCCCCAAATCAGCTTTTTTACGCCTATGGCAACAGATGAGTAATTATATAAAGTCCCTTCAACAAATCTAAAATCATCAAGAGTTTGATGGAATGTCGGTCACCTAGAGAGGATTGAGCTCTTATGTCTACCTAAAAACAAGTTTGGCATTCTTATAGGTCTGGCTCTTGATCTCGCTTGAGATTAGCCATGTTTCTTGCGTTTCCTCAGGGCACTTTGCTTTTGCaagttttttttccacacaactAACAATCCGAACTAGGCATCAGATAAGGACCAGGTCTACTGCACATCcgttcacacacatgcaaactctCCCTCGCAGGAAAGCATCCATTCTGCACATCACCACAAACTCATTGAAAAGTGAAGGCGTTAGACAAGTTTCAGGAAGTTAGAAGTGAAACCACAGAGCGTTGCTGGTGGGACAACATGACAGCCTGCAGAGGATCATTCACCTCAGCCTCGGAGTCTCTGAGCTTCTGGATCTTCTCCTTGACTTTCATCTCAAACACctgctccatctccccctccatcttcttcatcTTGGCCACGTGCTCCCTCCGCTCCTCTTCCATCTGGGCCAAGGGGCTTCTGCAGGGTCACAACATGTGCAAGAACACACAGCGAGCAAGAGGAAAAAAATACACCAACAGTAGATCAATCATCTTAAAGTGAACCacaacaccccctcctcctagAGTGCTACAGTCTGTCCagtaatgacccccccccccccccccacaccaggaACTGGAACAGAGACATTTAAAAACAGAGAAAGGTAGGACATAGGAATGACAGGGACCCACAAGGCTTCGGCAGAAATGAAACCAGAGCGAAACAAAATCATTTGTGGGTGTAAGCAGTGCAGAAGAGTTAGCAATACATTCatcttattattataataataagacATAATGGCTTTGTGTTGTCAGCAAAGGTTATTAAAAACTCAAAATCATTCTATAACCACCATAGAAGGTAAAGTTGAATGAGAGGGAGCTGCTATTCTATGGTGGAAGGAAAACATGTAGGCAATTCAGCACAATGCAGCAACACactaacatgtttttttttttcttttccaatTGTGTCTTTTAAGCTTGTGTAAGCTACAATCGGCAACTAGGGATGTAAAaagcagaaaaacacacacacacacacacgcaaacaca comes from Hypomesus transpacificus isolate Combined female chromosome 2, fHypTra1, whole genome shotgun sequence and encodes:
- the LOC124475235 gene encoding protachykinin isoform X2, translating into MKILMLIIVVFFVLTNIFSQEVYFDDNWKDFDELWKLEQFKEILNRMTRKSGPRQFFGLMGKRGTAKTQITRKRQKFQSFVGLMGKRSSDEQDSI
- the LOC124475235 gene encoding protachykinin isoform X1: MKILMLIIVVFFVLTNIFSQEVYFDDNWKDFDEKLWKLEQFKEILNRMTRKSGPRQFFGLMGKRGTAKTQITRKRQKFQSFVGLMGKRSSDEQDSI